From a single Microcella sp. genomic region:
- a CDS encoding AMP-dependent synthetase/ligase — protein sequence MKEFFVPAVVTPDPDANASDLLVDRVRLTPNGALFSLPTSDGGWSDLTAAEFHRQVKALAKGFIAAGVEPGDKIGFMCKTRYEWTLVDFATWFAGAVLVPIYETSSPSQVQYILDDSEAHHMIVETADHFARFDEVAGDLPSIGHVWQMHLGDLEKLASTGEGVSDDDLEARRTMAKGKDLATLIYTSGSTGVPKGCILTHSNFVELCRNAAVSMSQVVNPQSSTLLFITTAHIFARFISVLGVHGGVKIGHQADTKQLLPSLGSFKPTFLLAVPRVFEKVYNSAEQKAEAGGKGKIFRKAADVAIEHSKALDAGKVPLGLKLQFALFDRLVYSKLKTAMGGRVVYAVSGSAPLGLRLAHFFRSLDIRILEGYGLTETTAPATINLIDKFKIGTTGPALPGVGIKIAEDGEILVKGINVFDGYWKKPEATAEVMEGEWFRTGDIGALDDDGYLTITGRKKEIIVTAGGKNVAPAGLEDPIRSNPIVGQVVVVGDQKPFIAALVTLDSEMLPVWLNNNELDAQMSLTEAASHPKVIAEVQRAIDAANARVSRAESIRKFTILATEFTESSGHLTPKMSIKRHVITTDFADVIEGMYSGAPETQGISLQ from the coding sequence GTGAAAGAATTCTTCGTCCCGGCGGTCGTCACGCCCGACCCCGACGCGAACGCCAGCGACCTGCTCGTCGACCGGGTCCGCCTGACGCCCAACGGCGCCCTCTTCTCGTTGCCGACGTCTGACGGCGGGTGGTCCGACCTCACCGCTGCCGAGTTCCACCGCCAGGTGAAGGCCCTCGCCAAGGGGTTTATCGCGGCGGGTGTCGAACCCGGCGACAAGATCGGCTTCATGTGCAAGACGCGCTACGAGTGGACTCTCGTCGACTTCGCGACCTGGTTCGCGGGCGCGGTGCTCGTGCCGATCTACGAAACGAGCTCGCCCAGCCAGGTGCAGTACATCCTCGATGATTCCGAAGCACACCACATGATCGTCGAGACCGCCGATCACTTCGCGCGATTCGATGAGGTCGCCGGCGACCTGCCGAGCATCGGGCATGTCTGGCAGATGCACCTGGGCGACCTCGAGAAGCTCGCCTCGACGGGCGAGGGCGTGAGCGACGACGATCTCGAGGCGCGGCGCACCATGGCGAAGGGCAAAGATCTCGCGACCCTCATCTACACCTCGGGCTCGACGGGTGTGCCCAAGGGCTGCATCTTGACCCACTCGAACTTCGTTGAGCTCTGCCGCAATGCCGCCGTGTCGATGAGCCAGGTCGTCAACCCGCAGTCGTCGACACTGCTGTTCATCACCACGGCGCACATCTTCGCGCGCTTCATCTCGGTGCTCGGCGTGCACGGCGGCGTCAAGATCGGCCACCAGGCCGACACCAAGCAGCTGCTGCCGTCGCTCGGCTCGTTCAAGCCCACCTTCTTGCTCGCTGTTCCCCGCGTCTTCGAGAAGGTCTACAACTCGGCCGAGCAGAAGGCAGAAGCCGGCGGCAAGGGCAAGATCTTCCGCAAGGCGGCCGACGTCGCGATCGAGCACTCGAAGGCGCTCGATGCCGGCAAGGTTCCGCTCGGGCTCAAGCTACAGTTCGCCCTGTTCGACAGGCTCGTCTACAGCAAGCTCAAGACGGCGATGGGCGGTCGCGTGGTCTACGCCGTCTCCGGTTCGGCACCGCTGGGCTTGCGGCTCGCGCACTTCTTCCGCAGCCTCGACATTCGCATTCTCGAGGGCTACGGCCTCACTGAGACCACCGCACCGGCGACGATCAACCTCATCGACAAGTTCAAGATCGGCACGACGGGCCCCGCTTTGCCCGGCGTGGGCATCAAGATCGCCGAAGACGGCGAGATCCTCGTCAAGGGCATCAACGTCTTCGACGGCTATTGGAAGAAGCCTGAAGCCACTGCAGAGGTCATGGAAGGCGAGTGGTTCCGCACCGGCGACATCGGCGCGCTCGATGATGACGGCTATCTCACGATCACGGGCCGCAAGAAAGAGATCATCGTCACGGCGGGCGGCAAGAACGTCGCTCCAGCCGGCCTCGAAGACCCGATCCGTTCGAACCCGATCGTCGGTCAGGTCGTCGTGGTCGGAGACCAGAAGCCCTTCATTGCGGCCTTGGTGACCCTCGACAGCGAGATGCTGCCCGTCTGGCTCAACAACAACGAGCTCGACGCGCAGATGTCGCTGACCGAAGCCGCCTCGCATCCGAAGGTCATCGCCGAGGTGCAGCGGGCGATCGACGCCGCGAACGCCCGCGTGTCGCGCGCCGAGTCGATTCGCAAGTTCACCATCCTGGCCACCGAGTTCACCGAGTCGAGCGGTCACCTGACGCCGAAGATGAGCATTAAGCGTCACGTGATCACGACCGACTTCGCCGACGTGATCGAGGGCATGTACTCCGGCGCCCCCGAGACGCAGGGCATTTCGTTGCAGTAG
- a CDS encoding MinD/ParA family ATP-binding protein, with amino-acid sequence MAVKRGKPSSDEIAASTSVEEGLEPIADAQLASAIPANLTIDVELPARVHEQPDDEKAVALIESGADPSIVESAEASTTVIEFAGDDLHAIATTAVEADDDESAAVEVPPLPRAEGVYTRRDVLDGAHQGPESAAMLTADRLIEPRRRSHSAPEGWWPAFVYAVTFHLVNLGDSPRVRARKELDARIATPFEGGARFVPVLTRKGGVGKTTITTLMGMALASVRDDRVIAIDANPDRGTLSERVARQTRATVRDVVNRAASIQGFTDFTTLISRDATRLDILASDTDPMLSEAFDENDYNVVADLAARYYSIVLTDCGTGIVHSVMRATLQRADAIVIVSGGSVDEARLASETLTWLEANGYGELVRQSVVAINTATQGTNLVKLEEIEAHFSSRVREVVRIPYDEHLAAGSVISWDELRPLTRQSARELAALVAESMPARRGV; translated from the coding sequence GTGGCTGTGAAACGTGGCAAGCCGTCGAGCGACGAGATCGCAGCCTCGACCTCGGTCGAGGAGGGTCTTGAGCCGATCGCCGATGCCCAGCTCGCGTCGGCTATCCCGGCGAATCTCACCATCGACGTCGAGTTGCCGGCGCGCGTTCACGAGCAGCCCGACGACGAGAAAGCTGTTGCGCTGATCGAGTCGGGCGCTGACCCATCGATCGTGGAGAGCGCCGAGGCGTCGACCACGGTGATCGAGTTCGCTGGCGACGACCTGCACGCCATCGCCACCACCGCGGTCGAGGCCGACGACGACGAATCGGCCGCCGTCGAGGTTCCTCCACTGCCGCGCGCCGAAGGCGTCTACACGCGCCGTGATGTGCTCGACGGTGCGCACCAGGGCCCCGAGTCGGCAGCGATGCTGACCGCCGATCGCCTCATCGAACCGCGTCGGCGCTCGCACTCTGCGCCTGAGGGCTGGTGGCCGGCGTTCGTCTACGCAGTGACCTTCCACCTCGTGAACCTGGGCGACTCGCCTCGCGTGCGCGCGCGCAAAGAGCTCGACGCCCGTATCGCGACCCCCTTCGAGGGCGGCGCCCGCTTCGTGCCGGTGTTGACCCGCAAGGGGGGAGTGGGCAAGACCACGATCACGACCCTCATGGGCATGGCTCTTGCTTCGGTGCGGGATGACCGCGTGATCGCCATCGATGCGAACCCCGATCGCGGCACCCTGTCTGAGCGGGTGGCCCGCCAGACCCGCGCGACGGTGCGCGACGTCGTGAACCGTGCGGCGAGCATCCAGGGCTTCACCGATTTCACGACGCTCATCTCGCGCGACGCGACCCGTCTCGACATTCTCGCTTCTGACACCGACCCGATGCTCTCTGAAGCGTTCGACGAGAACGACTACAACGTCGTCGCCGACCTGGCCGCACGGTACTACTCGATCGTGCTGACCGACTGCGGCACCGGCATCGTGCACTCGGTCATGCGCGCGACGCTGCAGCGCGCCGACGCGATCGTCATCGTGTCGGGAGGCAGCGTCGACGAGGCACGGCTCGCGTCAGAGACGCTGACTTGGCTCGAGGCGAACGGGTACGGCGAACTAGTACGTCAGTCGGTCGTCGCGATCAACACGGCGACCCAGGGCACGAACCTCGTGAAGCTCGAAGAGATCGAGGCCCACTTCAGCTCGCGCGTGCGGGAGGTCGTGCGCATTCCCTACGACGAGCACCTTGCCGCCGGCTCGGTCATTTCGTGGGACGAACTGCGGCCGCTGACCCGACAGTCGGCACGAGAGCTGGCAGCGCTCGTCGCCGAGAGCATGCCCGCGCGTCGAGGCGTCTGA
- a CDS encoding lysophospholipid acyltransferase family protein encodes MFYWLMKNLVIGPILLTAFRPWVRGVENVPRTGAVILASNHLSFTDSVFLPLVLDRRVVFLAKSDYFTGRGIKGWLIKMFFEASGQLPIDRSGGKASEASLNTGLRVLAEGYALGIYPEGTRSPDGVMYRGRTGVARMILESGAPVVPVAMIDTEKVMPIGTKIPKVVRPGVIFGEPLDFTRFQGLEGDRFVLRSITDEIMYELGRLSGQEYLDVYATTVKDKRPANAR; translated from the coding sequence ATGTTCTACTGGCTGATGAAGAACCTCGTGATCGGTCCGATCCTGTTGACGGCATTCCGTCCGTGGGTGCGCGGCGTCGAGAATGTTCCTCGCACGGGTGCGGTGATTCTCGCGAGCAACCACCTGTCGTTCACCGACTCGGTCTTCCTTCCGCTCGTGCTCGACCGACGCGTCGTCTTCCTTGCAAAAAGCGACTACTTCACCGGCCGCGGCATCAAGGGCTGGCTCATCAAGATGTTCTTCGAGGCGAGCGGGCAACTACCGATCGACCGCTCGGGCGGCAAGGCTAGCGAGGCCTCGCTGAACACCGGTCTGCGCGTGCTGGCCGAAGGCTACGCGCTCGGCATCTACCCCGAAGGCACGCGCAGTCCTGACGGTGTCATGTACCGCGGTCGCACAGGAGTCGCACGCATGATCCTCGAGTCGGGAGCCCCGGTCGTGCCGGTGGCGATGATCGACACCGAGAAGGTCATGCCCATCGGCACCAAGATTCCGAAGGTCGTGCGTCCAGGCGTGATCTTCGGTGAGCCCCTCGACTTCACGCGGTTCCAGGGGCTGGAGGGCGACCGATTCGTCTTGAGGTCGATCACTGACGAGATCATGTACGAACTCGGCCGGCTCAGTGGGCAGGAGTACCTCGACGTCTACGCCACCACGGTGAAGGACAAGCGCCCCGCGAACGCCCGGTAG
- a CDS encoding pyruvate carboxylase — translation MFRKILVANRGEIAIRAFRAAYELGAKTVAVFPYEDRNSMHRLKADEAYQIGEPGHPVRAYLDVDEIIRVAKLSGADAIYPGYGFLSENPDLAQAAADAGIAFVGPPRSVLEMAGNKVTAKEKAIAAGVPVLQSSPATTDLKVLIDAADEIGFPVFAKAVAGGGGRGMRRVENRDDLPAALEAAMREADSAFGDPTMFIEQAVVRPRHIEVQILADATGETVHLFERDCSVQRRHQKVVEIAPAPNLDDDVRQAMFRDAVAFAKSIGYVNAGTVEFLLDTAGERKGQHVFIEMNPRIQVEHTVTEEVTDVDLVQSQMRIAYGQTLAELGLRQEQIHLRGAALQCRITTEDPASGFRPDTGKITTYRSPGGAGVRLDGGTIASGAQISPHFDSMLAKMTCRGRDFAAAVSRSRRGLAEFRIRGVTTNIPFLQAVLDDPAFQAGDLSTSFIDERPHLVQANPSKDRGTKVLAWLADVTVNQPHGDGEGIIDPAIKLPQVDLEAPAPEGSRQRLLTLGPEGFATALRQQTSLAVTETTFRDAHQSLLATRVRTTDLVQVMPHVARLTPGLLSVEAWGGATYDVALRFLGEDPWQRLAAMRDALPNVAIQMLLRGRNTVGYTPYPTEVTDAFVAEAAATGIDIFRIFDALNDVDQMRPAIDAVLATGTTVAEVAMCYSGDLLDPAEDLYTLDYYLGLAEQIVESGAHILAIKDMAGLLRAGAAETLVSALRERFDLPVHVHTHDTAGGQLATLLAAARAGADAVDAASAPMAGTTSQPSLSALVAALEHTERDTGLGLRPVADLEPYWEAVRRAYAPFESGLPGPTGRVYTHEIPGGQLSNLRQQAIALGLGDRFEIIEDWYAAANRMLGRPTKVTPSSKVVGDLALQMAAAGADPADFEENPQNYDIPDSVIGFMAGELGDLPGGWPEPFRSKVLAGRTVKIGTTPLTDEQREKLAGGTDDRRLMLNQLLFPQPTQQFLQVRDQYGDLSVLATPDYLYGLRTGVEHTVEIEQGVSLLVSLEAIGEPDEKGMRNVMATLNGQLRPITVRDRSIAVDAVSAEKADAAQPGQIAAPFMGVVTLQVAEGDRVDAGQAVATIEAMKMEAAITTPVAGIVRRRAIPETQQVEAGDLLVVIE, via the coding sequence ATGTTCCGCAAGATTCTTGTTGCCAACCGCGGTGAAATCGCGATCAGGGCTTTCCGCGCCGCCTATGAGCTCGGGGCGAAGACCGTCGCCGTCTTCCCCTACGAAGATCGCAATTCGATGCACCGCTTGAAGGCCGACGAGGCCTACCAGATCGGTGAGCCCGGGCACCCTGTGCGGGCGTATCTCGACGTGGACGAGATCATCCGGGTGGCGAAGCTCTCGGGAGCCGACGCGATCTACCCGGGCTACGGCTTCTTGAGCGAAAACCCCGATCTGGCCCAAGCCGCAGCCGACGCCGGTATTGCCTTCGTCGGCCCGCCTCGCTCGGTGCTCGAGATGGCGGGCAACAAGGTGACGGCGAAAGAGAAGGCGATCGCTGCCGGAGTGCCCGTGCTGCAGTCGAGCCCCGCGACGACCGACCTGAAGGTACTCATCGACGCCGCCGACGAGATCGGCTTCCCGGTGTTCGCCAAGGCGGTCGCGGGCGGCGGCGGGCGCGGCATGCGTCGAGTCGAGAATCGCGACGATCTTCCGGCCGCGCTCGAGGCGGCCATGCGCGAAGCAGACAGCGCATTCGGTGATCCGACCATGTTCATCGAGCAGGCCGTCGTGCGCCCGCGTCACATCGAGGTGCAGATTCTCGCGGACGCGACCGGAGAAACGGTGCACCTGTTCGAGCGCGACTGCTCGGTGCAGCGTCGCCACCAGAAGGTCGTCGAAATCGCACCGGCTCCGAATCTCGATGACGATGTGCGGCAGGCGATGTTCCGCGATGCCGTCGCGTTCGCGAAGTCGATCGGATATGTCAACGCGGGAACCGTCGAGTTCTTGCTCGACACGGCGGGGGAGCGCAAGGGCCAGCACGTCTTCATCGAGATGAACCCGCGCATTCAGGTCGAGCACACCGTGACTGAAGAGGTCACCGATGTCGACCTCGTGCAGTCGCAGATGCGCATCGCCTACGGTCAGACCCTCGCCGAGCTCGGGCTGCGGCAAGAGCAGATCCACCTGCGCGGGGCTGCGCTGCAGTGCCGCATCACCACTGAAGATCCCGCGAGCGGCTTCCGACCTGACACCGGCAAGATCACCACCTACCGCTCGCCGGGCGGCGCAGGCGTGCGACTCGATGGCGGAACGATCGCGTCGGGCGCGCAGATCTCGCCCCACTTCGACTCGATGCTCGCCAAGATGACCTGCCGAGGTCGCGACTTCGCCGCCGCCGTATCGCGCTCGCGGCGCGGCCTCGCAGAGTTCCGCATCCGCGGCGTGACGACGAACATCCCGTTCTTGCAGGCAGTGCTCGACGACCCCGCCTTCCAGGCCGGCGATCTGAGCACCTCCTTCATCGACGAGCGACCGCACCTCGTGCAGGCGAACCCCTCGAAAGACCGCGGTACCAAAGTGCTGGCCTGGCTCGCCGACGTGACGGTGAACCAGCCGCACGGCGATGGCGAGGGCATCATCGACCCGGCGATCAAGCTGCCTCAGGTCGACCTAGAGGCTCCTGCCCCCGAGGGCTCGCGCCAGCGGCTGCTCACGCTCGGTCCTGAGGGCTTCGCGACGGCGCTGCGGCAGCAGACGTCGCTCGCGGTGACCGAGACCACCTTCCGGGATGCTCACCAGTCGCTGCTCGCCACCCGCGTGCGCACGACCGATCTGGTGCAGGTCATGCCGCACGTCGCCCGACTGACTCCCGGCCTGCTGAGCGTGGAAGCCTGGGGCGGTGCCACCTACGACGTCGCCCTGCGCTTCTTGGGCGAAGACCCGTGGCAGCGCCTTGCGGCGATGCGCGACGCTCTGCCCAATGTGGCCATCCAGATGCTGCTCCGCGGCCGCAACACCGTCGGGTACACCCCGTATCCGACCGAGGTGACCGATGCGTTCGTGGCTGAGGCCGCGGCAACCGGCATCGACATCTTCCGCATCTTCGACGCACTCAACGACGTCGACCAGATGCGCCCGGCGATCGACGCGGTGCTCGCAACGGGCACGACAGTCGCCGAGGTTGCCATGTGCTACTCGGGCGACCTGCTCGACCCCGCCGAAGATCTCTACACTCTCGACTACTACTTGGGCCTGGCCGAGCAGATCGTCGAATCGGGTGCTCACATTCTCGCGATCAAAGACATGGCGGGTCTGCTGCGAGCGGGTGCCGCCGAGACGCTGGTCTCGGCACTGCGCGAGCGCTTCGACCTCCCGGTGCACGTGCACACGCACGACACCGCCGGCGGTCAGCTGGCGACCCTGCTGGCGGCCGCGCGCGCGGGAGCCGACGCCGTCGACGCCGCGAGCGCCCCGATGGCGGGCACGACCTCGCAACCGTCGCTCTCGGCGCTCGTCGCCGCTCTCGAGCACACCGAGCGCGACACGGGCCTCGGTCTGCGTCCCGTCGCCGACCTCGAGCCTTACTGGGAGGCCGTGCGTCGTGCCTACGCCCCGTTCGAGTCGGGTCTGCCTGGTCCGACCGGTCGCGTCTACACGCACGAGATCCCGGGTGGTCAGCTCTCGAATCTGCGGCAGCAGGCCATCGCGCTAGGGCTCGGCGACCGCTTCGAGATCATCGAAGACTGGTACGCCGCGGCCAACCGCATGCTCGGCCGGCCCACGAAGGTGACGCCGTCGTCGAAGGTCGTCGGCGATCTCGCCCTGCAGATGGCGGCGGCCGGCGCCGACCCAGCCGACTTCGAAGAGAATCCGCAGAACTACGACATTCCCGACTCGGTCATCGGGTTCATGGCGGGTGAACTGGGCGATTTGCCGGGCGGCTGGCCTGAGCCGTTCCGCAGCAAGGTGCTCGCGGGGCGCACGGTGAAGATCGGCACGACGCCTCTGACCGACGAGCAGCGCGAGAAGCTCGCGGGCGGCACCGACGATCGACGGCTCATGCTCAATCAGCTGCTCTTCCCGCAACCGACCCAGCAGTTCTTGCAGGTGCGAGACCAGTACGGCGATCTCTCGGTGCTCGCGACGCCCGACTATCTCTACGGCCTGCGCACGGGCGTCGAGCACACGGTCGAGATCGAGCAGGGTGTGAGCCTGCTCGTGAGTCTCGAGGCCATCGGCGAACCCGACGAGAAGGGCATGCGCAACGTCATGGCCACGCTCAACGGTCAGCTGCGCCCCATCACCGTGCGTGATCGATCGATCGCGGTCGACGCCGTGAGCGCTGAGAAGGCCGATGCCGCGCAGCCGGGGCAGATCGCCGCACCGTTCATGGGCGTCGTCACGCTGCAGGTGGCCGAGGGCGACCGCGTCGACGCCGGTCAGGCGGTGGCGACGATCGAGGCCATGAAGATGGAGGCCGCGATCACCACACCCGTCGCCGGCATCGTGCGGCGCCGAGCGATCCCCGAGACGCAGCAGGTGGAGGCCGGCGATCTGCTCGTCGTCATCGAGTAG
- a CDS encoding peptide deformylase: protein MAVRPIRLFGDPVLRSRADEITRFDSSLAALVTDLLDTVAEPGRAGVAAPQIGVSLRAFSYNVDGVIGYVLNPTLVEVRGEREPVDEGCLSVPGFGFARLRHPWARVTGIDLDQQPVELSGDGLMAQALQHECDHLDGALYLEGLEPEVKREAMRAVRQAEWFART from the coding sequence ATGGCCGTTCGACCGATTCGCCTCTTCGGCGACCCCGTACTACGCAGTCGGGCTGACGAGATCACTCGCTTCGACTCATCGCTCGCCGCGCTCGTGACCGACCTTCTCGACACCGTCGCCGAGCCGGGCCGGGCGGGTGTCGCCGCACCTCAGATCGGCGTCTCGCTGAGGGCCTTCAGCTATAACGTCGACGGCGTGATCGGCTACGTGCTGAATCCGACGCTGGTCGAGGTGCGGGGCGAGCGCGAGCCCGTTGACGAAGGCTGCCTCTCGGTGCCGGGCTTCGGGTTCGCCCGACTGCGCCACCCGTGGGCGCGTGTCACGGGCATAGACCTCGACCAACAGCCTGTCGAGCTCAGCGGCGACGGACTCATGGCACAAGCCCTTCAGCACGAGTGCGACCACCTCGACGGCGCGCTGTATCTCGAGGGCCTCGAGCCCGAGGTGAAGCGCGAGGCCATGCGCGCCGTGCGGCAGGCGGAGTGGTTCGCGCGCACCTGA
- a CDS encoding class II 3-deoxy-7-phosphoheptulonate synthase, with translation MVDPFETVVHADPAVIAGLDHWRTLPIKQQPPWPDATEAAAAAAELSTMPPLVFAGEVDMLRDRLARAARGDAFLLQGGDCAETFAGATADQIRNRVKTILQMAVVLTYGASMPVIKMGRMAGQFAKPRSSDTETRGDVTLPAYRGDIVNGYDFTPESREPDPRRIVRGYHTAASTLNLIRAFTQGGFADLRMVHSWNKGFAANPANQRYEGLAKEIDRAVKFMEAAGADFDELKRVEFYSSHEGLLMEYERPMTRIDSRTGTPYNTSAHFLWIGERTRELDGAHVDFFKRIRNPIGVKLGPSTSPEMMEKLIDVLDPDREPGRLTFITRMGAGTIRDALPPLLEAVKTLDANPLWVTDPMHGNGLTTPTGYKTRRFDDVVDEVKGFFEAHRAAGTHPGGIHVELTGDDVTECLGGSEHIDEETLATRYESLCDPRLNHMQSLELAFLVAEELGRS, from the coding sequence GTGGTCGACCCCTTCGAAACTGTTGTGCACGCCGACCCCGCAGTGATCGCGGGCCTCGATCACTGGCGCACCCTGCCGATCAAGCAGCAGCCGCCGTGGCCCGATGCGACCGAGGCCGCCGCCGCAGCCGCCGAGCTCTCGACCATGCCGCCGCTGGTCTTCGCGGGCGAGGTCGACATGCTGCGCGATCGGCTCGCCCGTGCAGCCCGCGGCGACGCTTTCCTCCTGCAGGGCGGCGACTGCGCTGAGACGTTCGCTGGCGCGACGGCCGACCAGATCCGCAACCGGGTCAAGACGATTCTGCAGATGGCGGTCGTGCTCACCTACGGCGCCTCGATGCCCGTCATCAAGATGGGCCGCATGGCGGGTCAGTTCGCCAAGCCGCGCTCGAGCGACACCGAGACCCGGGGCGACGTGACGCTGCCTGCCTACCGTGGCGACATCGTCAACGGCTACGACTTCACACCCGAGTCGCGCGAGCCCGACCCCCGCCGCATCGTGCGCGGCTACCACACGGCCGCATCGACGCTGAACCTGATCCGGGCGTTCACCCAGGGTGGTTTCGCCGATCTGCGCATGGTGCACAGCTGGAACAAGGGCTTCGCGGCGAATCCCGCCAACCAGCGCTACGAGGGTCTGGCGAAAGAGATCGACCGCGCGGTGAAGTTCATGGAGGCAGCAGGAGCCGACTTCGACGAACTCAAGCGCGTCGAGTTCTACTCGAGCCACGAGGGCTTGCTCATGGAGTACGAGCGCCCCATGACGCGCATCGACTCCCGCACGGGTACGCCCTACAACACGTCGGCGCACTTCCTCTGGATCGGCGAGCGCACGCGCGAGCTCGACGGGGCGCACGTCGACTTCTTCAAGCGCATCCGCAACCCCATCGGCGTCAAGCTCGGGCCCTCGACGAGCCCCGAGATGATGGAGAAGCTCATTGACGTGCTCGATCCCGACCGCGAACCAGGACGCCTCACTTTCATCACGCGCATGGGCGCCGGCACGATTCGGGATGCTCTTCCGCCGCTGCTCGAAGCCGTCAAGACTCTCGACGCGAACCCGTTGTGGGTCACCGACCCCATGCACGGCAATGGCCTCACGACCCCGACCGGCTACAAGACGCGCCGCTTCGACGATGTCGTCGACGAGGTGAAGGGCTTCTTCGAGGCGCACCGCGCGGCGGGCACGCACCCCGGCGGCATCCACGTCGAGCTCACGGGCGACGACGTCACGGAGTGCCTCGGCGGCTCGGAGCACATCGACGAGGAGACGCTCGCGACGCGTTACGAGTCGCTGTGCGATCCGCGGCTCAACCACATGCAGTCGCTCGAACTGGCCTTCCTCGTCGCCGAGGAGCTCGGCCGCAGCTAG
- a CDS encoding ROK family protein: MHSIGIDIGGTKIAGALVSDAGEIVADLREPTPAGDPAAITDVVVSMIERLREGHGVIAAGVAAAGFIDAAQSTVYYAPNIAWRHEPFRDRLRERLDLDVTIDNDANAAGWAEFRFGAARDVHDMTMLTIGTGVGGAIVTGDRLLRGGFGTAGELGHLRVVPDGLPCGCGARGCIEQYGSGRALLRMANEIADAGGIGLHLAAERDRAGGLTGDIVARLLVDGDPGARHALRQLGTWLGQACASLSAVLDPELFVFGGGVSIAGDLLLDPVRESYLAHLPARGYHPEPRFAVAELVNDAGVVGAADLARIHAANAS, encoded by the coding sequence GTGCACTCCATCGGAATCGACATCGGCGGAACGAAGATTGCCGGCGCCCTCGTCAGTGACGCGGGCGAGATCGTGGCAGACCTGCGCGAGCCGACGCCCGCAGGCGACCCGGCCGCGATCACCGACGTGGTCGTCTCGATGATCGAGCGGCTGCGCGAAGGCCACGGCGTCATCGCCGCGGGAGTCGCGGCGGCTGGCTTCATCGACGCAGCCCAGTCGACGGTCTACTACGCGCCGAACATCGCGTGGCGCCATGAGCCGTTTCGGGATCGACTGCGCGAGCGCCTCGATCTCGACGTGACCATCGATAACGACGCCAACGCCGCGGGTTGGGCCGAGTTCCGGTTCGGCGCTGCGCGCGACGTGCACGACATGACGATGCTCACGATCGGCACCGGTGTCGGCGGCGCCATCGTGACGGGTGACCGGCTGCTGCGCGGCGGGTTCGGCACGGCCGGAGAGCTCGGCCACCTGCGCGTCGTGCCCGACGGGCTGCCGTGCGGGTGCGGAGCGCGGGGCTGCATCGAGCAGTACGGCTCGGGTCGAGCCCTCTTGCGCATGGCCAACGAGATCGCCGATGCCGGGGGTATCGGGCTGCACCTCGCGGCCGAGCGCGATCGCGCCGGAGGGCTGACCGGTGACATCGTTGCGCGCCTTCTCGTCGATGGCGACCCGGGCGCTCGTCACGCCCTGCGTCAGCTTGGCACGTGGCTCGGCCAGGCCTGCGCGAGCCTGAGCGCCGTGCTCGACCCCGAGCTCTTCGTCTTCGGCGGGGGAGTCTCTATTGCCGGCGACCTGCTGCTCGACCCCGTGCGCGAGTCATACCTCGCGCACCTGCCGGCACGCGGTTACCACCCCGAGCCGCGCTTCGCGGTGGCCGAGCTCGTGAATGACGCGGGCGTCGTGGGGGCGGCCGACCTGGCACGTATCCACGCCGCGAACGCCTCCTGA